From Acidimicrobiales bacterium, a single genomic window includes:
- a CDS encoding LuxR C-terminal-related transcriptional regulator: MRALEDGRAAFARQAFDEAFTLLAAADGQSPLDVDDLDRLAEAAFLSGHEHEGDEVLARVSRLAVAQGEPAKAARAAFWLALSLLSRGEYAQGGGWLARAARTIEDAGLDCVEQGYLLIPAGIQSFEEGDVAGAAATFDRAAKIGHRFHDHDLVALSALGKGSSLVWLGESAEGVALLDEAMVSVIAGEVTPIVAGIVYCGVIEACWDLFDVGRAAEWTAALSRWCASMPDQLPYRGQCRIHRSEILQLRGEWREAEEEARLAGRRLEGWPSGAAAYYQEAEVLRLRGRFTEAEDAYRRADEAGRVPQPGLARLRLAQGRVDAAAAGIRRVLDEAESPVARARLLGAYVDVMLAAGDEGAARAGATELAAIAADMRSTFLSAAAAYAEGAVLLAAGNCTAACATLRRSLEAWRTIEAPYEVARVRILLGLACRGVGDEDAAQMERDAATRAFRQLGARPELDAADRRWNDAAETSPTGGLTAREVEVLALVATGRTNKAIASELVISEKTVARHLSNIFTKLGLTSRAAATAYAYENGLA; encoded by the coding sequence ATGCGCGCCCTCGAGGACGGCCGGGCGGCGTTCGCCCGGCAGGCGTTCGACGAGGCGTTCACCCTCCTCGCTGCCGCCGACGGCCAGTCCCCGCTCGACGTCGACGACCTCGACCGGTTGGCGGAAGCGGCGTTCCTCAGCGGGCACGAGCACGAGGGCGACGAGGTGCTGGCACGCGTCTCCCGCCTGGCGGTGGCCCAGGGTGAGCCGGCGAAGGCAGCCCGCGCTGCATTCTGGCTCGCCCTCAGCCTCCTGTCGAGGGGCGAGTACGCCCAGGGCGGCGGGTGGCTGGCCCGTGCCGCCCGCACGATCGAGGACGCCGGCCTCGACTGCGTCGAGCAGGGGTACCTGCTCATCCCCGCCGGCATCCAGTCGTTCGAGGAGGGCGACGTGGCCGGAGCCGCTGCCACCTTCGACCGGGCGGCCAAGATCGGGCACCGCTTCCACGACCACGACCTCGTGGCCCTCAGCGCGCTCGGGAAGGGCTCGTCGCTCGTCTGGCTGGGCGAGTCGGCAGAGGGGGTGGCGCTGCTCGACGAGGCCATGGTGTCGGTCATCGCCGGCGAGGTGACGCCGATCGTGGCCGGAATCGTCTACTGCGGAGTCATCGAGGCGTGCTGGGACCTGTTCGACGTGGGGCGGGCCGCCGAGTGGACCGCCGCCCTCAGCCGGTGGTGCGCGTCGATGCCGGACCAGCTGCCGTACCGCGGTCAGTGCCGCATCCACCGCTCGGAGATCCTCCAGCTGCGGGGCGAGTGGCGCGAGGCCGAGGAGGAGGCCCGGCTGGCGGGCCGCCGGCTCGAAGGGTGGCCGTCGGGCGCCGCCGCCTACTACCAGGAGGCCGAGGTGCTCCGGCTGCGGGGCCGCTTCACCGAGGCCGAGGACGCGTACCGCCGCGCCGATGAGGCGGGGCGGGTCCCACAGCCCGGGCTGGCCCGCCTGCGCCTGGCCCAGGGCCGCGTCGACGCGGCCGCGGCCGGCATCCGCCGGGTGCTCGACGAGGCCGAGTCCCCGGTCGCCCGGGCCCGGCTGCTGGGCGCCTACGTCGACGTCATGTTGGCGGCCGGCGACGAGGGGGCGGCGCGGGCGGGGGCCACCGAGCTGGCCGCCATCGCGGCCGACATGCGGTCGACCTTCCTCTCGGCCGCCGCCGCCTACGCCGAGGGCGCCGTCCTGCTGGCCGCCGGCAACTGCACCGCCGCATGCGCCACACTGCGCCGTTCACTGGAGGCCTGGCGCACGATCGAAGCCCCGTACGAGGTGGCGCGCGTCCGCATCCTCCTGGGGCTGGCGTGCCGGGGAGTCGGGGACGAGGACGCAGCCCAGATGGAGCGCGACGCCGCTACGCGGGCCTTCCGACAGCTCGGCGCCCGGCCCGAGCTCGACGCCGCCGATCGGCGGTGGAACGACGCCGCCGAGACCAGCCCGACCGGCGGGCTCACCGCCCGTGAGGTCGAGGTGCTGGCCCTGGTGGCCACCGGCCGCACCAACAAGGCCATCGCCAGCGAGCTGGTCATCAGCGAGAAGACGGTCGCCCGCCACCTCAGCAACATCTTCACCAAGCTGGGCCTGACGTCGCG
- a CDS encoding CPBP family glutamic-type intramembrane protease, with protein MAGPTGGERPPAGWYGDPWGAAALRWWDGEAWTSGVSATGHDAPPPPTAVEGPPSFDRRALPVAIAAYVAAGVGAVVVGVGAAAVTDSDVVVIVAAQTALYGSLLTACRRTTRAYGTGSWRSDLGLRFRAQDIVTGIGTFIVASAIANAVASLVASDPDLQGSATDSLFDVSASTSVLVVVALIAVVGAPFVEEVFFRGLLLRSLASQLGPLGANLAQAVLFALAHIDPAQGWHNVDTVVRVFVLGLAFGYIAQERRRLGPGIAAHAVTNIVAVVVNLLLPLG; from the coding sequence ATGGCGGGTCCGACCGGCGGAGAACGTCCCCCGGCCGGTTGGTACGGCGACCCGTGGGGAGCGGCGGCCCTGCGCTGGTGGGACGGCGAGGCGTGGACGTCGGGGGTGAGCGCCACCGGGCACGACGCCCCGCCGCCCCCTACGGCGGTCGAGGGGCCTCCCAGCTTCGACCGGCGGGCGCTGCCGGTCGCCATCGCCGCCTACGTGGCCGCCGGCGTCGGCGCGGTCGTCGTCGGCGTGGGCGCCGCCGCCGTCACCGACTCGGACGTGGTGGTCATCGTCGCCGCCCAGACGGCGCTCTACGGGTCGCTCCTCACCGCGTGCCGGCGCACCACGCGCGCGTACGGGACGGGGTCGTGGCGATCCGACCTCGGCCTCCGGTTCCGGGCCCAGGACATCGTCACCGGGATCGGCACGTTCATCGTGGCGTCGGCCATCGCCAATGCCGTGGCGAGCCTGGTGGCGTCGGACCCCGACCTCCAGGGCTCCGCGACCGATTCCCTGTTCGACGTGTCGGCGTCCACATCGGTGCTCGTGGTCGTGGCGCTCATCGCCGTGGTCGGCGCCCCGTTCGTCGAGGAGGTCTTCTTCCGGGGGCTGCTCCTGCGCAGCCTGGCGTCACAGCTCGGACCGCTCGGCGCCAATCTGGCCCAGGCCGTCTTGTTCGCCCTCGCCCACATCGACCCGGCCCAGGGATGGCACAACGTCGATACCGTCGTCCGCGTCTTCGTGCTCGGCCTGGCCTTCGGCTACATCGCCCAGGAGCGGCGCCGGCTGGGGCCCGGGATCGCCGCCCACGCCGTCACCAACATCGTGGCCGTGGTGGTGAACCTGCTCCTGCCGTTGGGATGA
- a CDS encoding septum formation initiator family protein translates to MSRRRGWGVVAAVLTVGVLFVAVFPTRTWLTQRQELEATEQKVAVLTKQNAEMEERVRRLNTDAEIERLARQDYNLVRPGEEAYAILPSPEAPRHRPAESARRAKPDDGGFWSRLWDDVTFWS, encoded by the coding sequence GTGAGCCGGCGGCGGGGCTGGGGCGTCGTGGCCGCGGTGCTCACCGTCGGCGTCCTGTTCGTCGCCGTGTTCCCGACCCGCACGTGGCTGACCCAGCGCCAGGAGCTCGAGGCCACCGAGCAGAAGGTCGCCGTGCTCACCAAGCAGAACGCCGAGATGGAGGAGCGGGTCCGACGCCTCAACACCGACGCCGAGATCGAGCGCCTGGCCCGTCAGGACTACAACCTGGTGCGTCCCGGCGAGGAGGCCTACGCCATCCTCCCGTCGCCCGAGGCACCCCGCCACCGGCCGGCCGAGTCGGCGCGGAGGGCGAAGCCCGACGACGGCGGCTTCTGGTCCCGACTCTGGGACGACGTCACCTTCTGGTCCTGA
- the eno gene encoding phosphopyruvate hydratase, translating to MSAIEHVVGREILDSRGNPTVEVEVFLDSGAKGRAAVPSGASTGAFEAYELRDGDDRFGGRGVAKAVGFVNGELRMAVEGLEALDQRSVDRAMIDLDGSANKSRLGANAILGVSLATAKAAAAEVELPLYRYLGGANAHVLPVPMMNVLNGGAHADNNVDLQEFMVMPVGAASFSEALRWGAEVYHTLRGVLHDRRLSTSVGDEGGFAPDLGHNEDAVKLLVEAIEKAGRVPGEDVAIALDPATSELYEDGVYDLAGEGRRLSPDEMVGYWVELCDRYPIVSIEDGMAEDDWDGWAALTRALGSRVQLVGDDLFVTNVERLERGIRIGVANSILVKVNQIGSLTESLEAMGLATRSGYTCVVSHRSGETEDVTIADLAVATNAGQIKTGAPARSDRVAKYNQLLRIEEDLGEGAAYWGAVAVAGRRTVAELVVEGGP from the coding sequence ATGAGCGCGATCGAGCACGTGGTGGGGCGGGAGATCCTCGATTCCCGAGGCAACCCCACCGTCGAGGTGGAGGTCTTCCTCGACTCGGGGGCCAAGGGACGGGCCGCCGTACCGTCGGGGGCGTCCACCGGTGCCTTCGAGGCCTACGAGCTCCGCGACGGCGACGACCGCTTCGGCGGCAGGGGGGTTGCGAAGGCGGTGGGCTTCGTCAACGGCGAGCTGCGCATGGCGGTGGAGGGACTCGAGGCGCTCGACCAGCGCAGCGTCGACCGGGCCATGATCGACCTCGACGGCAGCGCCAACAAGAGCCGGCTGGGCGCCAACGCCATCCTGGGCGTGTCGCTGGCCACGGCCAAGGCGGCCGCCGCCGAGGTGGAGCTCCCCCTCTACCGGTACCTGGGCGGGGCCAACGCCCACGTCCTCCCGGTGCCGATGATGAACGTGCTCAACGGCGGGGCCCACGCCGACAACAACGTCGACCTCCAGGAGTTCATGGTGATGCCGGTGGGGGCGGCCTCGTTCAGCGAGGCGCTCCGCTGGGGCGCCGAGGTGTACCACACGCTGCGGGGCGTCCTCCACGACCGCCGGCTGTCGACGTCGGTGGGCGACGAGGGCGGGTTCGCCCCGGACCTCGGCCACAACGAGGACGCCGTCAAGCTGCTGGTCGAGGCCATCGAGAAGGCAGGTCGGGTTCCGGGCGAGGACGTGGCCATCGCCCTCGACCCCGCCACCAGCGAGCTGTACGAGGACGGCGTCTACGACCTGGCCGGCGAGGGCCGCCGGCTGTCCCCCGACGAGATGGTGGGGTACTGGGTCGAGCTGTGCGACCGCTACCCCATCGTGTCGATCGAGGACGGCATGGCCGAGGACGACTGGGACGGCTGGGCCGCCCTCACCCGCGCCCTCGGCTCCCGCGTGCAGCTGGTCGGTGACGACCTGTTCGTCACCAACGTGGAGCGGCTCGAACGGGGAATCCGCATCGGCGTGGCCAACTCGATCCTCGTGAAGGTGAACCAGATCGGCAGCCTCACCGAGTCGCTCGAAGCCATGGGCCTGGCCACCCGCAGCGGCTACACGTGCGTGGTGTCGCACCGTTCGGGCGAGACCGAGGACGTCACCATCGCCGATCTGGCGGTCGCCACCAACGCCGGGCAGATCAAGACCGGGGCACCGGCCCGGTCCGACCGGGTGGCCAAGTACAACCAGCTCCTTCGCATCGAGGAGGACCTCGGCGAGGGAGCGGCCTATTGGGGCGCGGTGGCGGTGGCCGGCCGGCGCACGGTGGCCGAGCTGGTCGTGGAAGGCGGACCGTGA